A stretch of Rhododendron vialii isolate Sample 1 chromosome 4a, ASM3025357v1 DNA encodes these proteins:
- the LOC131324002 gene encoding isomultiflorenol synthase-like, which translates to MWRLKITEGDGPHMFSTNNFVGRQFWEFEPDAGMPEERAEVEQAQEYYKKNNRRGPTGRPWPSSDLLMRMQWSSKQKYNFKHGLEDATKQLSVERFAGDIRTVYLSNQWSGLKTNSFNPDC; encoded by the exons atgtgGAGGCTCAAGATTACAGAAGGTGATGGGCCGCACATGTTTAGCACCAACAATTTCGTCGGTAGACAATTTTGGGAGTTCGAGCCCGACGCTGGGATGCCGGAAGAGCGAGCGGAAGTGGAACAAGCTCAAGAGTACTACAAGAAAAACAATAGAAGAGGTCCAACCGGTCGGCCTTGGCCCAGTAGCGATCTTCTTATGCGAATGCAG TGGTCTTCTAAACAAAAATATAACTTTAAGCACGGACTTGAGGATGCTACAAAACAGCTTTCTGTAGAGCGCTTTGCAGGAGATATCCGGACCGTCTATCTCAGTAATCAATGGTCaggattgaaaacaaactcaTTTAATCCGGActgttga
- the LOC131324003 gene encoding uncharacterized protein LOC131324003 encodes MTKIENDKNRVRVCKQKSESQNRKARQRKDVMEKSLVGSISSLFNAKKQKSLLSSQVEEESDEEFGEDDVNDNLRDKGVNEEASGANTGDVHEEPMSEDVDVPHEESREGHNEGPTPMKENVGNEEHESMLDLEKDVDVNYDPGSWGSINDSKRIMLVLRGPIKILFKYKTMTTSLAGEGTSDWHNLPTKLRDHERNVEHISNVVRWVDLQKGLQQKATIDKKMEDLIDKERVRWKMILVQ; translated from the exons ATGACGAAGATTGAGAATGACAAGAATAGAGTAAGAGTGTGCAAACAAAAATCCGAGTCTCAAAATAGAAAAGCGAGGCAGCGAAAAGATGTAATGGAAAAATCACTAGTGGGTTCAATATCTAGCCTATTTAAtgcgaaaaaacaaaaatctcttcTTTCAAGTCAAGTTGAAGAAGAAAGTGATGAAGAATTTGGGGAGGATGATGTGAATGATAATCTTAGAGATAAAGGTGTTAATGAAGAAGCTAGTGGCGCAAATACGGGTGACGTTCATGAGGAACCTATGAGTGAAGATGTTGATGTACCACATGAAGAATCTAGAGAGGGGCATAATGAAGGCCCGACTCCTATGAAAGAAAATGTAGGGAATGAAGAACATGAAAGTATGCTTGACCTTGAGAAAGATGTTGATGTGAACTATGATCCGGGATCGTGGGGAAGCATTAATGATTCGAAGAGGATAATGTTAGTTCTACGAGGTCCTATTAAGATT TTATTCAAGTATAAAACAATGACAACTAGTTTGGCCGGAGAGGGAACTAGTGATTGGCATAACCTTCCTACAAAGCTTAGAGACCATGAAAGGAATGTAGAACATATCTCCAATGTCGTGAGGTGGGTGGACTTGCAAAAGGGGCTTCAACAAAAAGCAACAATTGA